The Exiguobacterium mexicanum genome includes a window with the following:
- a CDS encoding thioredoxin family protein: protein MKPIQSDQQFQEAIQNKGMVIFTTSWCPDCRRLDMYVDELVKDYPQFNWYVVDRDELPELSDAQEVRGIPSLLFYQEGVKQEHLHSANAKTEMQIRSFLDTLNA from the coding sequence ATGAAACCGATCCAATCTGATCAACAATTCCAAGAGGCCATCCAAAATAAAGGTATGGTCATCTTTACGACATCATGGTGTCCCGACTGCCGTCGTCTTGATATGTACGTCGACGAACTAGTCAAAGATTATCCGCAGTTCAACTGGTACGTCGTCGACCGCGACGAGTTGCCTGAACTGTCGGACGCGCAAGAAGTCCGAGGCATCCCCTCACTTCTTTTCTATCAAGAAGGCGTCAAACAAGAACACCTCCACTCGGCGAACGCCAAGACGGAGATGCAAATCCGCTCGTTCCTCGATACGTTGAACGCGTAA
- a CDS encoding ABC transporter ATP-binding protein — MSLVLSGIRKRFKDRDVLCGIDLTIPNGEIHALVGVSGSGKSTLLRIVAGLETLDAGSVTWEEIPLDGVPPHLRRITMLSQSPLLFPHLTVGENVTLATPNRSREEAEAWLTRVKLPGRYDAEIHELSGGEQQRASFARALAAAPRLILLDEPFTNLDPGLKSELQRLIRDLVRELELTALLVTHDREEAMLVADRVTLLETGRVLVTGTPGRLSETESTFGDFVEVSGTLLPSTDIDVSTEATSDSIVLVRTFIRFGHHFGEYRRPTGEYVILPRSESFKVGETYYLRQKQGGI; from the coding sequence ATGAGCTTGGTATTGTCAGGAATACGAAAACGTTTTAAAGACCGCGATGTGTTGTGCGGCATCGATCTCACTATCCCGAACGGAGAAATCCATGCCCTCGTGGGTGTGAGCGGTTCCGGGAAGTCGACACTGCTCCGCATCGTCGCCGGACTTGAGACACTTGATGCCGGGTCGGTGACGTGGGAGGAGATACCGCTCGATGGGGTACCGCCTCACTTGCGCCGGATTACGATGTTGTCCCAATCCCCGCTCTTGTTTCCGCATCTGACAGTCGGCGAGAACGTGACGCTCGCCACGCCGAACCGGTCACGGGAAGAAGCGGAAGCGTGGCTCACCCGGGTCAAGCTTCCTGGCCGCTACGACGCTGAAATTCATGAATTGTCTGGAGGGGAACAGCAACGCGCGAGCTTCGCCCGGGCGCTCGCTGCCGCGCCTCGACTCATTCTGCTCGATGAGCCGTTCACGAACCTCGACCCCGGTCTCAAATCCGAGTTGCAACGACTGATTCGTGACCTCGTCCGTGAACTCGAGTTGACGGCGCTCCTTGTGACCCACGACCGGGAAGAAGCGATGCTCGTCGCCGACCGGGTGACATTACTCGAGACGGGTCGGGTTCTGGTGACCGGTACGCCGGGACGTTTATCCGAGACGGAGTCGACGTTCGGTGACTTTGTCGAAGTGAGCGGTACGCTGCTTCCGTCGACCGATATCGACGTGTCGACAGAGGCGACGTCCGATTCGATCGTGCTCGTCCGGACGTTCATTCGCTTCGGGCATCATTTCGGCGAGTACCGGCGCCCGACCGGGGAATATGTCATCTTACCGCGGAGCGAATCGTTCAAAGTCGGAGAGACGTATTATTTGCGACAGAAACAAGGAGGAATTTGA
- a CDS encoding ABC transporter substrate-binding protein has product MRRLKQCGLMLSLVFLAACGTTRAEIAPTFEQAAEEAKQSTVNFYMWGGDDGINRYIDEYVAPRLKETYDVELNRVPMDTAEFVRQLSLDKRANREEGTIDLMWINGDNFRNAAEAELLQGDLLDKIPNAALLNEEAQATDAGTPTDGLEVAWGNVQFVMHYDADKVKNPPTTFDELHRWTEENPGRFTYPEVTDFTGNAFVRHLLYAEYGAAGGDGEIPDAFWEKLATWSPTLWKQGSTYPKSIAQLDQLYAAGDVWMTMGFNERRAEAERNDGVFPNGTRALVLEHSIASTHFLAVPFNATNPNGALVVINELLSPEAQLAKQDATYWGDGTSLDLTKLDASDRDAFLKLDDGVTYPDPERLAERSIPDYGPAVIDAIREEWERVAQ; this is encoded by the coding sequence ATGCGCCGATTGAAACAATGTGGCTTGATGCTGTCACTCGTCTTCCTCGCTGCCTGCGGGACGACGCGCGCCGAAATCGCACCGACGTTCGAACAGGCGGCTGAAGAAGCGAAACAGTCGACGGTCAATTTCTATATGTGGGGAGGCGATGACGGCATCAATCGCTATATCGATGAATATGTCGCGCCCCGTCTGAAAGAGACGTATGACGTGGAATTGAACCGCGTCCCGATGGACACGGCCGAATTCGTGCGCCAATTGTCGCTCGACAAACGGGCGAACCGAGAAGAAGGCACCATCGATCTGATGTGGATCAATGGGGACAATTTCCGTAACGCCGCCGAGGCGGAGTTGCTCCAAGGCGACCTGCTCGACAAAATCCCGAACGCTGCGCTGTTGAACGAAGAAGCCCAGGCAACTGATGCGGGCACCCCGACCGACGGGCTCGAGGTCGCCTGGGGGAACGTCCAGTTCGTCATGCACTATGACGCGGACAAAGTGAAAAATCCGCCGACGACGTTCGACGAATTACATCGTTGGACCGAAGAAAATCCGGGCCGTTTCACGTATCCTGAAGTGACAGACTTCACAGGGAACGCGTTCGTCCGCCATCTGCTCTACGCCGAGTATGGGGCTGCGGGCGGTGACGGTGAGATTCCAGACGCGTTCTGGGAGAAGCTTGCGACGTGGTCGCCGACCCTATGGAAACAAGGGTCAACATATCCGAAGTCAATCGCCCAACTCGACCAGTTGTACGCCGCGGGTGACGTTTGGATGACGATGGGCTTCAATGAGCGGCGCGCCGAGGCGGAACGCAATGACGGCGTGTTTCCGAACGGGACACGGGCGCTCGTGCTCGAACATTCAATCGCCTCGACACACTTTCTCGCCGTACCGTTCAACGCGACCAATCCTAACGGTGCGCTCGTGGTCATCAATGAGTTACTGTCACCGGAAGCCCAGCTCGCCAAACAAGATGCGACATACTGGGGGGACGGGACATCGCTTGATTTGACGAAACTCGATGCGTCCGACCGTGACGCCTTCTTGAAGCTTGATGACGGGGTCACTTATCCTGATCCGGAACGTCTCGCCGAACGATCGATTCCCGACTATGGGCCGGCCGTGATTGACGCAATTCGCGAGGAGTGGGAACGTGTCGCGCAGTAG
- a CDS encoding Cof-type HAD-IIB family hydrolase encodes MIQAILLDLDGTLLNDQKMISPRTKQILLDLQANGVKVVLTSGRPKRGIDPFAEELMLHKNGGLIVSSNGACVTDARTNETLFEQAINQDDAIAILDHLTGFDVIPMINDETYMYVNDVFSGMLELNGKPFNIIEYESRGGRFQLREEPRLADAITFPIYKILVAGQPDYLQAHAASLAGPFTDRVTGMFTAAMYYEFTDLGIDKARALDHVFREIGIDREHVIAFGDGHNDRSIIEYAGIGVAMDNAVEDIKAIANEITLSNNRDGIATGLSRYLTM; translated from the coding sequence ATGATCCAAGCGATTCTACTAGACCTTGACGGGACGTTGTTGAACGATCAAAAAATGATCTCGCCGCGCACGAAACAGATACTTCTCGATTTGCAGGCGAACGGCGTCAAAGTGGTGCTCACTTCCGGACGTCCGAAGCGAGGAATCGACCCTTTCGCCGAAGAGCTCATGCTCCATAAAAATGGGGGACTCATCGTCTCCTCGAACGGGGCATGTGTGACCGATGCCAGAACGAACGAGACGCTGTTCGAACAGGCCATCAATCAGGACGACGCGATTGCCATCTTGGATCATTTGACCGGATTCGACGTCATCCCGATGATCAATGACGAGACGTATATGTACGTTAATGACGTCTTCAGCGGCATGCTCGAGTTAAATGGTAAGCCGTTCAATATCATCGAGTATGAGTCGCGCGGCGGACGATTCCAATTGCGGGAAGAGCCGCGACTCGCCGACGCCATCACCTTCCCGATCTATAAAATCCTCGTCGCCGGACAGCCGGACTATCTACAGGCCCATGCCGCCTCGCTCGCCGGACCGTTCACGGACCGCGTGACGGGCATGTTCACGGCAGCCATGTACTATGAGTTCACGGATCTCGGAATCGACAAGGCCCGGGCACTCGATCACGTGTTCCGGGAGATTGGGATTGACCGCGAGCACGTCATCGCGTTCGGGGACGGCCATAACGACCGCTCCATCATCGAGTATGCCGGCATCGGGGTCGCGATGGACAACGCCGTCGAAGACATCAAGGCTATTGCGAACGAAATCACGCTGTCGAACAATCGCGATGGCATCGCCACCGGCTTGTCCCGTTATTTGACGATGTGA
- a CDS encoding VOC family protein — MKIEHVALWVNELEQMRRFYETYLGATANEKYINERKQFESYFLTFPNSSCRFELMRRPDIEDASRETLGYAHIAFALGSKEAVDSLTRRLETDGYPLVDGPRTTGDGYYESVLLDPEQNKLELTI; from the coding sequence ATGAAGATTGAACACGTCGCCCTCTGGGTGAACGAGCTTGAACAGATGCGCCGTTTTTATGAGACGTATCTCGGGGCAACCGCGAACGAGAAGTATATCAACGAACGCAAACAGTTCGAATCCTATTTTCTGACGTTCCCAAACAGTTCATGCCGCTTCGAGTTGATGCGCCGTCCGGACATTGAAGACGCTTCGCGTGAGACGCTCGGCTATGCGCATATCGCGTTCGCACTCGGCAGCAAAGAAGCGGTCGACAGCTTGACGCGACGACTCGAGACCGACGGCTACCCACTCGTCGATGGCCCACGCACGACTGGGGACGGTTATTATGAGAGCGTCCTGCTCGACCCCGAACAAAACAAACTCGAATTGACGATTTAA
- a CDS encoding SDR family NAD(P)-dependent oxidoreductase codes for MRHIVITGASSGFGAALAHSFYEAGARLTLIARSEDRLRELGTKLSADWLVADVCTEYETLVANVERTYGPIDVWVNNSGIGEFDRVVDQSTDVIEETMRLNAIAPMMLARDCARSMRRGSTIINVCSQAAKVPTPKSAVYAGSKAALLQFSNALRLELKPEGIHVLTVNPGPIATPFFLRADKSGRYEASVKSIMLDPDRLAKRVVAACEATKREVNAPWWMNLGAKLYAMCPVMFERLAKRGFDRK; via the coding sequence ATGAGACATATTGTGATCACGGGTGCGTCGAGCGGCTTTGGGGCCGCGCTGGCGCATTCTTTTTATGAGGCGGGTGCCCGCTTGACATTGATTGCACGAAGTGAGGACCGATTGCGTGAACTCGGCACGAAACTATCGGCCGATTGGCTCGTCGCCGACGTCTGTACCGAATACGAGACGCTCGTGGCAAACGTCGAACGAACATACGGGCCAATCGACGTCTGGGTGAACAATTCCGGTATCGGTGAGTTCGACCGGGTCGTCGATCAATCGACCGACGTCATCGAGGAGACGATGCGCTTGAACGCGATCGCCCCGATGATGCTCGCACGTGACTGTGCCCGGTCGATGCGCCGCGGCAGCACGATCATCAACGTCTGCTCGCAAGCGGCGAAAGTACCGACGCCGAAGTCGGCCGTCTATGCCGGTTCAAAGGCGGCGTTACTTCAGTTCTCAAACGCGCTTCGGTTGGAACTGAAGCCGGAAGGGATTCATGTGTTGACGGTCAATCCGGGTCCGATCGCTACACCGTTCTTTCTCCGGGCCGACAAGAGTGGACGTTACGAGGCGAGCGTGAAATCGATTATGCTCGACCCCGATCGTCTCGCAAAACGCGTCGTCGCTGCATGTGAGGCGACAAAACGTGAAGTGAACGCCCCATGGTGGATGAATCTTGGCGCAAAACTGTACGCAATGTGCCCGGTCATGTTCGAGCGGCTCGCAAAACGGGGATTTGACAGAAAGTAA
- a CDS encoding Fur family transcriptional regulator, which yields METRIERIKQQLSAKGYKLTPQRESTVRILLENETDHLSAENVFMLVKGIAPEIGLATVYRTLELLTELGVVDKVNFGDGVARFDLRPEGANHSHHHLVCVECGSVEEIMEDLLVDVEKKVESKYEFLIKDHRLTFHGICKVCQAKGVTLEGHKAVING from the coding sequence ATGGAAACGCGAATTGAACGGATCAAACAGCAATTGAGCGCCAAAGGATATAAATTGACACCGCAACGAGAATCGACGGTCCGCATCTTACTTGAGAATGAAACGGATCATTTGAGTGCGGAGAACGTCTTCATGCTCGTCAAAGGCATCGCTCCGGAAATCGGGCTCGCGACGGTTTACCGGACGCTCGAGCTTTTGACCGAGCTCGGTGTCGTCGACAAAGTCAACTTCGGTGACGGCGTTGCCCGTTTCGACCTCAGACCAGAAGGCGCGAACCATTCGCACCATCATCTCGTCTGTGTCGAGTGCGGTTCGGTCGAGGAGATCATGGAAGACTTGCTCGTCGACGTTGAGAAGAAAGTCGAAAGCAAATACGAATTTTTAATCAAAGACCATCGCTTGACGTTTCACGGCATCTGTAAAGTGTGCCAAGCTAAAGGCGTCACGCTTGAGGGTCATAAAGCAGTCATCAACGGATAA
- a CDS encoding CDP-alcohol phosphatidyltransferase family protein — MLDTYGSRFVRPVIERGADRLLKWNFTPNEVTILGGIIGVSVGLFIYNDMLWTAVLLLWVSGLFDVLDGTMARRSQKTGFGTVLDLVFDRIVEIAVVIALALRHPEHMPIFLLLLGSFVVAMTLFLAVGASSSRRSEKSFYYQPGILERTECFILFTLMILFPTWIGVIATIFLVLEVFTILQRLFEARRILR; from the coding sequence ATGTTAGACACATACGGTAGCCGCTTCGTCCGTCCCGTCATCGAGCGCGGGGCCGATCGGCTTTTGAAATGGAACTTTACCCCGAACGAGGTGACGATCCTCGGAGGCATCATCGGTGTCTCGGTCGGTCTGTTCATTTATAACGATATGTTGTGGACGGCCGTGTTGCTGTTATGGGTGTCGGGTCTCTTCGACGTCCTCGATGGGACGATGGCCCGGCGCTCCCAAAAGACGGGGTTCGGCACGGTGCTCGACCTCGTCTTCGACCGTATCGTCGAGATTGCCGTCGTCATCGCGCTCGCTCTACGACATCCTGAACATATGCCGATCTTCCTGCTCTTGCTCGGGTCGTTCGTCGTGGCGATGACGTTATTCCTCGCCGTCGGGGCGAGCAGCTCACGCCGTTCAGAGAAATCATTTTATTATCAGCCTGGTATTTTGGAGCGGACGGAATGTTTCATCTTGTTCACGCTCATGATTCTTTTCCCGACATGGATCGGCGTCATCGCGACGATTTTCCTCGTGCTTGAAGTGTTCACGATCCTCCAACGTTTGTTTGAAGCAAGGCGGATTCTAAGATGA
- a CDS encoding ABC transporter permease subunit, with translation MSRSSLWISLFVLALPFTGVAFLIYETVGFDWSELNDEAWRASLAVTLYVTLVSTAMSLVIGTWLARSVYRRRSTWLASLLRWPMFVPHVAAAYLFYVLFSSGFPFYGVVEANERHHLVVILTYVWKEVPFVFLMVIGTYAQLNRGYVDMAKTLQLTPFEQFKVAEWPFLVKPLLDSFWVLVAFISFAYEVPALLGVTFPKLLGVLAYERLTTGLFLNAFESYAVALAWTFFIFSGVIASYALTAKRRRRIERGVRR, from the coding sequence GTGTCGCGCAGTAGTCTATGGATCAGTCTGTTCGTTCTGGCCTTGCCGTTCACCGGTGTCGCCTTCTTGATCTACGAGACCGTCGGCTTCGACTGGTCTGAGTTGAACGATGAGGCCTGGCGCGCCAGTCTCGCCGTGACGCTGTATGTGACACTCGTCTCGACGGCCATGTCCCTTGTCATCGGGACATGGCTCGCCCGGTCGGTGTACCGACGCCGGTCGACATGGCTCGCGTCGCTACTCAGATGGCCGATGTTCGTCCCGCACGTCGCGGCCGCGTATTTATTTTATGTCTTGTTCTCGAGTGGCTTCCCGTTCTATGGGGTGGTGGAGGCGAACGAACGTCACCACCTCGTCGTCATTTTGACGTACGTTTGGAAAGAGGTGCCGTTCGTGTTTTTGATGGTAATCGGGACGTATGCCCAACTGAATCGGGGTTACGTCGACATGGCGAAGACGCTTCAACTGACGCCGTTCGAACAATTTAAAGTGGCCGAATGGCCGTTCCTCGTCAAACCGCTCCTCGACTCGTTTTGGGTGCTCGTCGCGTTCATTTCGTTCGCTTATGAAGTTCCGGCCTTATTGGGGGTCACATTCCCCAAACTGCTCGGGGTGCTCGCGTATGAACGGTTGACGACCGGGCTGTTTTTAAATGCATTCGAGTCGTATGCGGTCGCGCTCGCTTGGACATTTTTCATCTTCAGCGGCGTCATCGCATCCTACGCTTTGACGGCTAAGCGGAGACGCCGAATCGAACGGGGGGTGAGACGATGA
- a CDS encoding aldo/keto reductase, whose translation MAELGLGTMSILKHGEAEARQILEAAYAAGIRHFDTADVYDHFEVEKLVGSTFAGRRNELFLTSKGGNQWTGDGMRWNPAPSYLEQALHDSLERLQTDYLDLYYVHGGTMEDDLDATIDFMRRQKQAGAIRQIGLSSIRPNVIRYWLEHGELDVLMTPYSLLDRRIETLELDIPIVGRGPLAKGILTDEWSARLSEKGFESWTEAELRDLMPTIPEPIQAYALAAAERTCAVVLPGASSVDQLNDLIAAHQYAVDSHKLDDLLNRLPVQPYTKHAT comes from the coding sequence ATGGCAGAGTTAGGATTAGGAACTATGTCGATTTTGAAACATGGCGAGGCGGAAGCGCGACAGATTTTAGAGGCCGCCTATGCGGCTGGCATCCGCCACTTTGATACGGCCGACGTCTATGACCACTTCGAAGTCGAAAAACTCGTCGGCTCGACGTTCGCCGGTCGCCGGAACGAACTGTTCTTGACCAGTAAAGGCGGGAATCAATGGACAGGGGACGGAATGCGTTGGAATCCAGCCCCCTCCTATTTAGAACAGGCCCTACACGATTCTCTCGAACGCTTACAGACAGATTACTTGGATTTATATTACGTTCATGGCGGCACGATGGAAGACGACCTGGACGCGACAATCGATTTCATGCGTCGACAGAAACAAGCTGGCGCCATCCGCCAAATCGGACTGTCCTCGATTCGCCCGAACGTCATCCGCTACTGGCTCGAACACGGAGAGCTCGATGTCTTGATGACCCCGTACTCCCTGCTCGACCGCCGCATCGAAACGCTCGAACTCGACATCCCGATCGTCGGGCGCGGTCCGCTCGCCAAAGGCATACTGACCGACGAATGGTCTGCCCGCTTGTCGGAGAAGGGCTTTGAATCTTGGACTGAAGCGGAGTTGCGCGACTTGATGCCGACGATTCCCGAACCGATTCAAGCGTACGCCCTCGCAGCCGCGGAGCGGACATGTGCCGTCGTCCTACCGGGCGCGTCCTCGGTCGACCAATTGAACGACTTGATCGCCGCTCATCAATACGCCGTCGATTCGCACAAACTCGACGATCTGTTGAACCGGCTGCCGGTCCAACCCTACACAAAACATGCGACCTGA
- a CDS encoding NUDIX domain-containing protein: MEEKTIEREVIYEGKIFNVEKHVVSLPNGGTSVRELVYHNGAVAVLVVDEDDRIVLVEQYRKAFESMSLEIPAGKLEVGEEPLASAKRELEEETGYTAENLEKIFSFYGAPGFCSERVDVYVARGLTAGVMNLDEDEFLQVQRFTFDEAVDLLASGRITDAKTIMAIQWWQLSKLK, encoded by the coding sequence ATGGAAGAGAAAACGATTGAACGGGAAGTCATTTACGAAGGAAAGATCTTTAACGTGGAGAAGCACGTCGTGTCACTCCCGAACGGAGGGACGTCGGTCCGCGAACTCGTCTATCACAACGGGGCCGTCGCCGTCCTCGTCGTCGATGAAGACGACCGCATCGTCCTCGTCGAGCAGTACCGGAAAGCGTTCGAATCGATGTCGCTCGAAATTCCGGCCGGAAAATTGGAAGTTGGTGAGGAACCGCTTGCGAGCGCGAAGCGCGAGCTCGAAGAAGAGACCGGTTATACGGCCGAGAATCTTGAAAAAATCTTCTCGTTTTACGGGGCACCCGGCTTTTGTAGCGAACGGGTCGACGTCTACGTCGCACGCGGCTTGACGGCCGGTGTGATGAACCTCGATGAAGATGAATTTTTACAAGTCCAACGCTTTACGTTCGACGAGGCGGTCGACTTGTTAGCGAGCGGACGAATCACCGACGCGAAGACGATCATGGCGATTCAATGGTGGCAATTATCTAAATTGAAATGA
- a CDS encoding ABC transporter permease: protein MSRLFVACFVVFPFVGLFLTFPTSLTWDEAILNTVVYVVAVALINVWLGIGTAWWLLFTESKWKAWVEWLTFLPLFIPVLASMFGMYIALAQVGLIGTYTGVGLVLLVTTLPYSIRLAYNAMYVIGRPLLEQSLTLAPLTRIGFVLFPLMKESVRTIVLFSTVIVLSQFVLVQLIGAGLVPTVTTRLYQAYAGNDVSLSLQNTWVLVSLPALFYIGLGAMFGIWIRLVKGRLQ from the coding sequence ATGAGTCGACTTTTCGTCGCTTGTTTCGTCGTCTTTCCATTCGTCGGGTTGTTTTTGACGTTCCCGACGTCGCTCACGTGGGACGAGGCGATTTTGAACACGGTCGTCTACGTGGTCGCCGTGGCGCTCATCAACGTTTGGCTCGGCATCGGGACGGCCTGGTGGCTCTTGTTCACCGAGTCGAAATGGAAGGCGTGGGTCGAATGGCTCACGTTTCTGCCATTGTTTATCCCCGTCTTGGCGAGCATGTTCGGCATGTATATCGCCCTCGCCCAAGTCGGACTCATCGGGACGTACACGGGGGTCGGGCTCGTCCTACTCGTCACGACGTTGCCGTATTCGATTCGATTGGCATACAACGCCATGTACGTGATCGGGAGACCGCTCCTCGAACAGTCACTGACGCTCGCGCCGCTCACCCGGATCGGGTTCGTCCTATTCCCGCTCATGAAAGAGTCGGTCCGGACGATCGTCTTGTTCTCGACCGTCATCGTGTTGAGTCAATTCGTGCTCGTCCAATTGATCGGGGCCGGACTCGTCCCGACGGTCACAACGCGACTGTATCAGGCCTACGCAGGCAATGACGTCTCATTGTCGTTACAAAATACATGGGTGCTCGTCTCGTTGCCGGCCTTATTTTATATCGGGCTCGGTGCGATGTTTGGCATCTGGATTAGATTGGTGAAGGGGCGTTTGCAATGA
- a CDS encoding NAD(P)/FAD-dependent oxidoreductase, which produces MKPRLVLVGLGHGQLEILEHLDALNENYEVSYIGGREAIYTGAFPQVIAGEMESATTRLRRDVSPVAERLIGLDPDARLVETDRGHVAYDILVLATGAKSRGIGNRLKPMTTNMLDEILQSDAITIVGGGKAGVELAFACLRQKQRVTLYARDILPELPRHVGRQMARRLVRSGVMLILTSFQPGTQTEGLVLDATGVVPDEFWSEAGLADDGAFIDTEDDLRHPVYREIYITGDMAARLNGGVDAVRSGRHVARQLLGTPRRFKSRTSLNILLTTPGRALLTFGKLTWHGRLPFWLKRRIDRRYLERFK; this is translated from the coding sequence ATGAAGCCGCGCCTTGTCTTGGTCGGGCTCGGTCATGGGCAGCTCGAGATTCTCGAACATCTCGATGCGCTTAACGAAAACTACGAAGTGTCGTATATCGGTGGACGAGAGGCGATTTATACGGGTGCGTTTCCTCAAGTGATCGCTGGCGAGATGGAATCGGCGACGACGCGGTTGCGTCGTGACGTCTCTCCCGTCGCCGAGCGCCTGATCGGTCTCGATCCGGATGCGCGCCTCGTCGAAACCGATCGCGGCCACGTCGCATATGACATCCTCGTGCTCGCGACCGGTGCGAAGAGTCGTGGGATCGGGAACCGGTTAAAACCGATGACGACAAACATGCTGGACGAGATTTTACAGAGTGATGCAATCACGATCGTCGGCGGGGGCAAAGCCGGAGTCGAACTCGCCTTCGCTTGCCTCAGACAGAAGCAACGCGTGACGCTCTATGCTCGTGACATCTTACCCGAACTTCCCCGTCATGTCGGGCGACAGATGGCGCGACGTCTCGTCCGCAGCGGCGTGATGCTCATTCTGACGTCGTTCCAACCAGGGACTCAGACAGAGGGACTCGTCTTAGACGCGACCGGTGTCGTTCCTGATGAGTTTTGGTCTGAGGCTGGACTTGCGGACGATGGGGCGTTCATCGACACGGAAGACGATTTGCGACACCCGGTCTACCGCGAGATTTATATCACCGGGGATATGGCGGCCCGATTGAACGGTGGTGTCGATGCCGTCCGTTCGGGTCGGCATGTCGCCCGTCAACTGCTCGGTACGCCACGCCGGTTCAAATCGCGGACGTCGCTCAATATTTTGTTGACGACCCCAGGACGGGCACTCTTGACGTTCGGGAAGCTGACATGGCACGGTCGTCTGCCGTTTTGGCTAAAGCGGCGCATCGACCGGCGTTATCTCGAGCGCTTCAAGTGA
- a CDS encoding PadR family transcriptional regulator: MALRHALLGLLTHQPATGYALNATFKAQMIHFWHAHHTQIYRELLKMEDESLVSSEHVAQHDLPDKKIYSITEAGRQELIDWLRQPTSYQPKMKDENLLRVSLLQLLPLDEAIRYVEETKAHHEQVAHQIRAFQAAHQSEADTLGYLLTSEYAIRMMENYAGWADWAIEQMKQRDKHAT; encoded by the coding sequence ATGGCGTTACGTCATGCACTACTCGGGTTATTGACCCATCAACCCGCTACCGGCTATGCCTTGAACGCGACGTTCAAAGCACAAATGATTCATTTTTGGCACGCCCATCATACACAGATTTATCGCGAACTGTTAAAGATGGAAGACGAATCACTCGTCTCCTCTGAGCACGTCGCTCAACATGACTTACCGGATAAAAAGATTTATTCAATCACCGAGGCGGGACGTCAAGAGCTAATCGACTGGCTCCGGCAACCGACCTCGTACCAACCGAAGATGAAAGATGAGAACTTGCTACGGGTCAGCCTCCTGCAACTACTCCCGCTCGACGAGGCGATCCGTTACGTCGAGGAGACGAAAGCGCATCATGAACAAGTCGCTCATCAGATTCGGGCGTTTCAAGCGGCGCACCAGTCCGAGGCTGACACGCTCGGTTATTTACTGACGAGCGAGTACGCCATCCGGATGATGGAAAATTACGCCGGTTGGGCTGATTGGGCCATCGAACAGATGAAACAGCGAGACAAACATGCGACCTGA